One window of Entelurus aequoreus isolate RoL-2023_Sb linkage group LG06, RoL_Eaeq_v1.1, whole genome shotgun sequence genomic DNA carries:
- the lg06h2orf68 gene encoding UPF0561 protein C2orf68 homolog, with product MDILRDDESHELKYKRGGRLDMSHGFLHHIRRNQIARDDYDKEVKLATELQRRRCTTTPRRPRRPDIQVYHPRRRHDSEPGASAEAEEWNESGSSTETETQGNELFWLDYQADSGTITSVLVHKDDTPARVVEHVTEKNILDLAMRAALEARIRTEMDKRRDKR from the exons ATGGACATTTTAAGAGACGATGAAAGTCATGAGCTTAAGTACAAACGCGGGGGGCGTTTGGATATGAGCCATGGCTTTTTGCACCATATCCGCAGGAACCAGATTGCCAG AGATGATTATGACAAGGAGGTGAAGTTAGCCACCGAGCTTCAGCGGCGGAGGTGCACCACAACTCCTCGACGCCCACGGAGACCTGACATTCAGGTTTACCATCCCCGACGACGGC ACGATTCCGAGCCGGGGGCCAGCGCCGAGGCGGAAGAGTGGAATGAGAGTGGCTCAAGTACAGAGACGGAGACGCAGGGAAATGAACTCTTCTGGCTTGACTATCAGGCGGACTCGGGGACCATCACGTCCGTCCTTGTGCACAAG GACGATACACCAGCAAGGGTGGTAGAACATGTCACTGAGAAGAACATCCTGGATTTAGCTATGAGGGCAGCCCTGGAGGCCCGCATTCGAACGGAGATGGACAAAAGAAGAGATAAACGCTGA